A window of bacterium contains these coding sequences:
- a CDS encoding adenylate/guanylate cyclase domain-containing protein, which produces MTQAQMPVQLAPPLDLDGFHEWLVVRGLRGLTLAEQLEGFCERVAAAGFPMKRASFGMGTLHPRIGAQTYVWHPGRVEHIPRDRSVRQSAALQNSPVKLMRDAGIRRMRQRLDANDLPDIEVFSELRDEGLLDYAAMIVAFEEEGALTGTIAPGVFFSCATDEPAGFDDGHLAQITKALFYLALAIKSRATFDVATAVLETYLGEDPGRRVLTGAIDRGSVETIRAVIWICDLRGFTRLSDTLPQGEIVALLDDYLDLMAGPLRENNGQILKFTGDGFLATFDLTGLDGEAVCRNALKAAAELRAALPAFNEARAKACKPVTEFGLALHLGDVLYGNIGAQERLDFTVIGPAVNEASRIQALCRPLERDILISSAFHEIARTCHGELVSLGPIALRGVRKPQEIFTLKP; this is translated from the coding sequence ATGACCCAGGCACAAATGCCGGTGCAATTGGCGCCGCCCCTCGACCTCGACGGTTTCCACGAATGGCTCGTCGTGCGCGGCCTGCGCGGCCTGACCCTCGCCGAGCAGCTCGAGGGCTTCTGCGAGCGCGTGGCCGCGGCAGGCTTCCCGATGAAGCGCGCCAGCTTCGGCATGGGCACGCTCCACCCGCGCATCGGCGCCCAGACCTATGTCTGGCACCCGGGGCGGGTCGAGCACATTCCGCGCGACCGCAGCGTGCGGCAGAGCGCGGCGCTCCAGAACAGCCCGGTTAAACTTATGCGGGACGCCGGCATTCGGAGGATGCGCCAGCGGCTCGATGCGAACGACCTGCCCGACATTGAGGTATTCAGCGAGCTGCGCGACGAGGGGCTCCTCGACTACGCCGCCATGATCGTGGCGTTCGAGGAGGAGGGCGCGCTCACGGGCACCATAGCGCCAGGGGTGTTCTTCTCCTGCGCGACCGACGAGCCCGCCGGCTTCGACGACGGCCACCTAGCACAGATCACTAAAGCGCTCTTCTATCTGGCGCTCGCCATCAAGTCGCGCGCGACCTTCGACGTCGCCACGGCCGTGCTCGAGACCTATCTCGGCGAGGATCCCGGACGGCGGGTGCTGACCGGCGCCATCGACCGTGGCTCGGTCGAAACCATCCGGGCGGTGATCTGGATCTGCGATCTGCGCGGCTTCACCCGGCTCTCCGACACCTTGCCGCAGGGCGAGATCGTCGCGCTGCTCGACGACTATCTCGATCTGATGGCGGGACCCTTGCGCGAGAACAACGGCCAGATCCTGAAGTTCACCGGCGACGGATTCCTGGCGACCTTCGATCTGACCGGGCTCGACGGCGAGGCGGTGTGCCGGAACGCGCTCAAGGCCGCGGCCGAGCTGCGGGCGGCCCTCCCGGCCTTCAACGAGGCGCGCGCCAAGGCCTGCAAGCCGGTGACCGAGTTCGGCCTGGCGCTCCATCTGGGCGACGTGCTCTACGGCAATATCGGTGCGCAGGAGCGCCTCGACTTCACGGTGATCGGCCCCGCGGTCAACGAGGCGAGCCGCATCCAGGCGCTGTGCCGGCCGCTCGAGCGCGACATCTTGATCTCGAGCGCTTTCCACGAGATCGCCCGCACCTGCCACGGCGAGCTCGTCTCGCTGGGCCCGATCGCGCTGCGCGGCGTCCGCAAGCCCCAGGAGATCTTCACACTCAAGCCTTGA